The following coding sequences lie in one Polyodon spathula isolate WHYD16114869_AA chromosome 15, ASM1765450v1, whole genome shotgun sequence genomic window:
- the LOC121328087 gene encoding fibronectin type III domain-containing protein 9-like codes for MGITVQNITATSATVTWPPSPSCKDSFYSIMYHPNWNNLLTGYSRNNFLKEDKVPTEQTSASLWNLSPQTSYILCVTCQSANPSGNQCHVFSTLDQDPSSSLGSGRKELAMGIWLTSSLLLLIIAGILLYGCLHIWCGKQQDNPEGTFAGPDLPDKREAATDSLYTHDNTGEDAQMATIIENPFTSSESSPPSNRNRELVPLACKDMDTLSQSL; via the coding sequence ATGGGAATCACTGTGCAAAACATCACAGCCACCTCTGCCACAGTCACGTGGCCCCCCTCTCCGAGCTGCAAGGACAGCTTCTACAGCATCATGTACCACCCGAACTGGAACAATCTGCTCACAGGCTACTCCAGGAACAACTTCCTTAAGGAGGACAAAGTTCCAACCGAACAGACCTCTGCTAGCTTGTGGAACCTGAGTCCACAGACCAGCTACATCCTATGTGTCACATGCCAGTCAGCCAACCCCTCTGGCAACCAGTGCCATGTCTTCAGCACCCTGGACCAGGACCCCTCCTCCTCGCTGGGTAGTGGCAGGAAGGAACTGGCCATGGGCATCTGGCTGACCAGCAGCCTCCTTCTGCTCATTATCGCTGGCATCCTCTTGTACGGCTGCCTTCACATCTGGTGCGGCAAACAGCAGGATAACCCAGAGGGGACCTTCGCCGGCCCAGATCTGCCAGACAAGAGAGAGGCTGCCACAGACAGTCTCTACACACATGACAACACTGGAGAAGATGCCCAAATGGCTACCATAATAGAGAACCCCTTTACTTCATCAGAGTCATCTCCCCCCAGCAACAGAAATCGAGAGCTGGTGCCCCTGGCATGCAAAGACATGGACACCCTTTCCCAGAGCCTTTGA